The DNA region TGGCAATTCTCCTACGAGAGAAGCACAGGAAGATCCGAAAAATAGGGAGCATACCTGACTACATCTTACACGCATTACTGCCTCAAACCTTTCGGGCCTAGTGATATTCCATCGAAGATCATTGTATAGCTTGGCAGTATCAGCAAGAGCAGAAAACGGGAAATAGTAATACACCTGACACAAGTGAAACAACCATAAAGCTCAAAGCTTAGATGTAAAAATATCAAAAGGAACATGAAGTGAAGTGGCTGCATCATAAGATTGTTGATAAATTTCATGAACAGTAAGTTGCACCATAACCAAGGCCCTAGGGAAGAAGACAAGCTAAAATAGTAACAAGCGTCACAGTTACCTGCCCACCAGTGGTCCTAGGAATGACTGAAATGGAGGCAATGtcttcataagattgagttgtgaGAAACACGTCAACACAGACCTGAAGCAGTTGAGGTCTAATTAATAAAAGCGAACgattataaaaataaagaccAAAAGGCGTTCTTAATCCTATTTGTTTTTAATGAATCATTACTGCCACGGGCTTTTCATATAAGCTCTCACCTGATACTCAGCAAACTCAATGGCCATTGTCTTCAGATTTTTGTCGGCTGGCTGGAGTAACTTGTTAGCCTCCTGAAATTGGAAAATATACAACTCTTCTGAATAAGCAATGTCATGGTTTCTTTTTTCGGCATAAGACGTTAGCGCTGAATATGTACATTACAAAACTCAGATGGAGTCCAGTTTCATTTATCCAATGCTTACAGGATTCCACTAAAAGTACCTCAGTGTACCAGACAAACACCATTGGCATAAAACATTCATCTGTTCTAAGAAAACTGATCAACGAGTAAAAAACTGATAAGCCCAGTCTGGTGAAATCTTAGTAAGAATACAcctaaacacaagatttaagaagaaaattGATAGCCACAAAGAGCACTCTCATTTACCACacaagaaaaatgattattctgCTCCACGATTTAAGACAATGATTCAAGAGTGCAATGAAGAACAGACATTTTCACGAAATGATGAGCACGCTGCCATTCATTTCTCAGAGGCGACGACTCAAATAAGTGATTAGCAGCTTAAAGAACTTCAGTCAAGTTACTGAACCGCTATTTCTGCCCATACATTATTGTACATGCTCTAGTAGTGAAATTTCAAGCAGACATTTTGAtatcaataaatagaaaagaCTATTTAATTTCCAATGTTCTCTTTAATAAGAAGTTGACAGTTAAAAAGACATCATCTCTCGCACTTAATCGTCTTAGCGACAATATTAGAAGCTTCTATATATTCAGCACAATATGGACATCTTTATGGGCAGAGCCCACATTATAAGGGGCAAAAACTAGGGGACAGTATGTGGAAACAATCTAAAAGTGAGACAGATATATGCTGAAGAACTAAAAACTAGTTCAATAATTTTACCTTTTCTGCAGCTGATACATTGGTTCTTCCTTCAGCCTCTCTAGCAGAAAGGGCTCCAATACCAGTAGATGGCAGCACTATAAAACAGAGCAAGTACAGCCAACACTTAGAATTGTATCACAATTTGTGTAATCAAGGACTCAAGGTTGCATGGCTCATGCAACAGATCATTTACAGGTCCTATGGACTAGTTGATGCACCAGGTGAAGAACTATAAGGCAATTGCCAAAAACATAGTTCGATCTTACAAAGCATTTGGTCCAGATATTTGATGGAGAGTGTCATAACAGGAATTTACTGAAAACATAATCTAAACATAGCTATTGTAGAAATACTTCAATTTTAAAAGAACCAGACAGTGCTGTAGAAAGCAATCCTGTTACGTATCATCCTATTTAGTCAGATTGCATTGGAAACAGAAGTTAAGCACAAATTAATGAAAGCAAAACAGTCAATCAGCAGTGCATTGTAAACAAGGCGTGGGGGATTAAAGATAAAAGATGTTCTAATGCAAGCATGCGGACAATATTACCGGCTTGATTTTTTACTAGTACATGAGACTTAAAGTTAACTGCATTTAGCACCTTACCTGATTTTAACTGCATTTAGCACCTTACCTGATTGAAACACAAGAAGTTTGCCTCCAGTGCTTTTCATTGCCAAGAAAGCAGCCTGAAGTAACAAAACACGAAGTAAGAATCAATCTATATGATAATCCATCATAGACTGATGTGGTTAGACTTGCATCAATCATCTGCATGAGGGAGATCCCAGATTTAAATTCTATGGGATCAATCTTTAATGTTCGAAGCATTGgacacattaattttttttttaagaaaacgaTAACCGTGGTGTCCAAGATggcttgcgcgcacctcgactaactCAATGTGATAtttgtcacctcccaccagcaatagATACTAATTGACTTTGTCAAACAAGGCTAGGACAAATGGGAAGagatcacctagtgtttttgtctCTGCTGAGATTTGAACATGAGACCTCGTgattctcaacccacttcattgaccactacatatttttaaatttatggcTTCATACCTATCATTTAGTGCAAGTTTAGTCATTTTTTACACAAGAACTTATGCTCGAAGTTGAAAGTATCGGGTTTAGATGAACCCGTTACTGTAAGGTTGGACCTGCCCCTGCATCTGCATGTAGAGACATAATACTACTTAATTTTTCCAATCTTTTTCTAAGAATGGCAAAGTCTCAGGAAACTGTAATGACCTAACTACTCACATTATAGAGGGAATGCAGAAAATACTTATTCCATCTATGAATTAACGaggcaatttttttttaaaaaaggcaaTATAAAACAAGTGGATTTATATTCCAAATGATAACTTGGGAATATAACTTCATGTAACGCACTGATACCTTGACAGCAGCACCAAAAGCTGAATCAGCAGTCCTGTTGTTCTGGAACATAGTTGGGATGCTTTCCAGGAGAAGCTCTAGGTGTTGACGGCACTGAAAACACAAAGAAGGAACAACTTTCATAGGACGCACTCATAGTCTTAGTCATTCTGCTTTAATAAGGGGAAAATGAACAGAAGTTAGACAACATCTTGCAGATCTAACCTCCGACAGCTGCACAATAACATCAGTCTGAAGGGGGGTGTAAACGTCTTGGACATCAGGGACTATTAGCATCAATGGCTGCAAAGGGAGATCCAGAATAAACTTATCAGAAAACAAGCACTTCACCAACCTAAACCATTTGCCACAACCCTAATCCCACAGTTTAGCATCC from Capsicum annuum cultivar UCD-10X-F1 unplaced genomic scaffold, UCD10Xv1.1 ctg82414, whole genome shotgun sequence includes:
- the LOC107875273 gene encoding protein transport protein Sec24-like CEF translates to VRDPMPAVYFFLIDVSMNAIQTGATAAACSAISQVISDLPDGPRTLVGVATFDSTIHFYNLKRALQQPLMLIVPDVQDVYTPLQTDVIVQLSECRQHLELLLESIPTMFQNNRTADSAFGAAVKAAFLAMKSTGGKLLVFQSVLPSTGIGALSAREAEGRTNVSAAEKEANKLLQPADKNLKTMAIEFAEYQVCVDVFLTTQSYEDIASISVIPRTTGGQVYYYFPFSALADTAKLYNDLRWNITRPERFEAVMRVRCSQGIQVQEYAGNYCKRIPTDVDLPA